Proteins encoded in a region of the Pseudomonas syringae KCTC 12500 genome:
- a CDS encoding chemotaxis protein CheA, translating to MSINLDQAQQTFIVEARELLQAMEESLLQLESEPGDQDAIGAVFRAAHTIKGSAGLFGLTPIVSFTHIVEDVLDRLREGSVSVNAELIAVLLKSGDHMLELIDVVASRGQQMQQPALEREAALRQALQVFQAPASAGAGAADSASASVVSDDEPSAEVLWHISLRFGVDVFRNGMDPLSFLRYLNTLGQMVQVTTVTDSIPAVEAWDPESCHLGFEIDFRSAAGHAAINEVFDFVREDCAVEITPVNETPDPVEPTGTELVSQPEHSPMVASGELLGDQRAVPRTPATATATAVERPSSGSEQKNKDGRYVRVNADKLDELINLVGELVIASAGASLLAKSCDNDPLQEASSTVSGLVEQILDGALHLRMIPIGDTFNRFRRVVRDVSQELGKDIDLIINGAETELDKTVVEKIGDPLMHLLRNSMDHGIESAEARRAAGKPAKGHLSLNAYHDSGSIVIEIADDGAGLNRERILDKAQQRGLVAAGASLTDQEIYNLIFEPGFSTAEAVTNLSGRGVGMDVVKRNITLLRGTVDLDSQPGQGTIVRIRLPLTLAIINGFLVGIDQSTYVIPLDMVQECIELDEHNRQLTRDSGYLDLRGEVLPLVYLRDHFNHEGPAARRQNVVVVRYAEHKAGLVVDDLLGEFQTVIKPLGKLFGALRGISGSTILGSGAVALILDIPALLNQIVHMEARSTQAPQSLLPTSR from the coding sequence GTGAGTATTAATCTCGATCAGGCACAGCAGACGTTTATCGTTGAAGCGCGTGAGCTTTTGCAGGCGATGGAGGAATCCCTCCTGCAACTCGAAAGCGAGCCCGGCGACCAGGACGCGATCGGCGCGGTTTTCCGCGCAGCGCACACCATCAAAGGCTCGGCCGGACTGTTCGGGCTGACGCCTATCGTCAGTTTTACTCACATCGTCGAAGACGTGCTGGATCGTCTGCGTGAAGGCAGCGTTTCGGTAAACGCCGAGCTGATCGCCGTGCTGCTCAAATCCGGCGATCACATGCTTGAGTTGATCGACGTGGTCGCCAGCCGTGGCCAGCAGATGCAGCAACCTGCACTGGAGCGCGAGGCAGCGCTGCGTCAGGCGTTGCAGGTCTTCCAGGCACCGGCCAGCGCCGGGGCCGGGGCCGCTGACAGCGCGAGCGCGTCGGTCGTCAGTGATGATGAACCGTCAGCCGAAGTGCTCTGGCATATCTCGCTACGTTTTGGCGTGGATGTGTTTCGCAACGGCATGGACCCCCTGTCGTTCCTGCGCTATCTCAATACCCTGGGGCAGATGGTCCAGGTCACGACGGTAACCGACAGTATTCCAGCAGTTGAGGCGTGGGACCCGGAATCCTGCCACTTGGGTTTCGAGATCGATTTCCGCTCTGCTGCCGGGCACGCCGCGATCAACGAAGTCTTCGATTTCGTGCGTGAAGACTGCGCCGTGGAAATCACCCCGGTGAACGAGACGCCAGACCCCGTCGAGCCCACCGGCACCGAACTGGTCTCGCAGCCCGAGCACAGCCCTATGGTGGCCAGCGGCGAACTGCTGGGCGATCAGCGCGCAGTGCCACGTACGCCGGCAACGGCAACGGCAACCGCTGTAGAACGCCCGTCTTCGGGCAGCGAGCAGAAAAACAAGGATGGCCGCTATGTGCGCGTCAACGCCGACAAGCTCGACGAGCTGATCAATCTGGTCGGCGAGCTGGTCATTGCCAGCGCCGGCGCCAGCCTGCTGGCCAAATCGTGCGACAACGACCCGCTGCAGGAAGCCAGTTCCACCGTATCGGGGCTGGTCGAGCAGATCCTGGATGGCGCGCTGCACCTGCGCATGATCCCCATCGGCGACACCTTCAATCGCTTCCGCCGTGTGGTGCGCGATGTCAGCCAGGAACTGGGCAAGGACATCGACCTGATCATCAATGGTGCGGAGACCGAACTGGACAAGACCGTCGTCGAAAAGATCGGCGACCCGCTCATGCACCTGCTGCGCAATTCCATGGACCACGGCATCGAGAGCGCCGAAGCACGTCGCGCGGCAGGCAAACCGGCAAAAGGTCATTTGAGCCTCAACGCGTACCACGACTCGGGCAGCATCGTCATTGAAATCGCCGACGACGGGGCCGGACTCAACCGCGAGCGCATCCTCGACAAGGCCCAGCAACGCGGACTGGTGGCGGCCGGCGCAAGCCTCACCGATCAGGAAATCTACAACCTGATTTTCGAACCCGGCTTTTCCACTGCCGAGGCCGTCACCAACCTTTCGGGGCGCGGTGTCGGCATGGACGTGGTCAAGCGCAACATCACCTTGCTGCGCGGCACGGTGGATCTGGACAGTCAGCCCGGTCAGGGCACCATCGTGCGCATCCGCCTGCCGCTGACGCTGGCGATCATCAACGGTTTTCTGGTCGGTATCGATCAGTCGACTTACGTGATCCCGCTGGACATGGTGCAGGAATGCATCGAGCTGGACGAACACAACCGGCAGTTGACCCGCGACAGCGGCTACCTGGACCTGCGTGGCGAAGTGCTGCCGCTGGTCTACCTGCGTGACCACTTCAATCATGAAGGCCCCGCCGCCAGGCGCCAGAACGTGGTGGTAGTGCGTTACGCCGAGCACAAGGCCGGGCTGGTGGTCGACGACCTGCTTGGCGAGTTCCAAACCGTTATCAAACCTCTGGGCAAGCTGTTCGGCGCGCTGCGCGGCATCAGCGGCTCGACGATCCTGGGCAGTGGCGCGGTGGCGTTGATTCTCGACATCCCCGCCCTGCTCAACCAGATCGTACACATGGAGGCCCGCTCGACACAGGCGCCTCAATCCCTGTTGCCCACTTCTCGCTGA
- a CDS encoding STAS domain-containing protein: MPTPDENATDTARVQIDGELTIYTVTELAARLLPQIGAAARLEVDLSQVTEMDGAGLQLLAVIQREAGKTGTSLHLTGQSKAVSETFELCNPGVVL, encoded by the coding sequence ATGCCCACGCCAGACGAAAACGCTACCGACACTGCACGCGTGCAGATAGACGGCGAGTTGACGATCTACACCGTGACTGAACTGGCCGCCAGGCTACTGCCACAGATCGGCGCTGCGGCACGCCTGGAGGTTGATCTTTCACAGGTCACCGAGATGGACGGCGCCGGCCTGCAACTGCTGGCAGTGATTCAGCGCGAAGCCGGCAAGACCGGGACTTCGCTGCATTTGACCGGGCAAAGCAAGGCGGTCAGCGAAACCTTCGAGTTATGTAATCCGGGTGTGGTGCTGTAG
- a CDS encoding response regulator — MAKSVLVVDDSSSVRQVVGIALKSAGYDVIEACDGKDALGKLTGQKVHLIISDVNMPNMDGITFVKEVKKLASYKFTPIIMLTTESQESKKAEGQAAGAKAWVVKPFQPAQMLAAVSKLILP, encoded by the coding sequence ATGGCTAAGAGTGTATTGGTGGTCGACGATTCAAGCAGCGTCCGGCAAGTCGTCGGTATCGCGCTGAAGAGTGCCGGATACGACGTTATCGAAGCCTGTGACGGGAAGGATGCACTGGGCAAGCTCACCGGGCAGAAGGTGCACCTGATCATCAGCGACGTGAACATGCCGAACATGGACGGCATCACTTTCGTCAAGGAAGTGAAGAAGCTGGCCAGCTACAAGTTCACGCCCATCATCATGCTGACCACCGAATCCCAGGAATCGAAAAAGGCCGAAGGTCAGGCCGCAGGCGCCAAGGCGTGGGTCGTCAAACCGTTTCAGCCAGCACAAATGCTCGCAGCGGTTTCCAAGCTCATCCTGCCCTGA
- a CDS encoding methyl-accepting chemotaxis protein produces MMSNQSSSTPAQNHPRFVWFSLIPVIPAIAWILTQFGTGTANLVACAVLLAIGLGACAWAARSQQIEVRRAVAQALDHHQAHSAQSSAMASNAQFNEILLGAMPIWAKQVESSRQQTETAIVELSTRFMGISERLQETVQASQHAAGELDGQNADGALKVLSQSDSELSRVIDSLKSTQASRDQTLSQVRSLTAYTGELRTMAADVAAIAAQTNLLALNAAIEAARAGEAGRGFAVVADAVRSLSSKSSETGQQMSAKVDIINNAITQLVQAASSGADQDSHSVAASEQSIQNVLERFQSITGRLAESADLLKQESYGIRDEMTEVLVNLQFQDRVSQILAHVRDNIDSLHAHLLQASQSPDEAVAIDARQWLARMESTYATDEQRRTHRGESAAQQDSQEITFF; encoded by the coding sequence ATGATGTCGAATCAATCCAGTAGTACTCCTGCACAAAATCATCCGCGTTTCGTCTGGTTCTCACTCATTCCCGTCATACCCGCCATTGCCTGGATTCTCACGCAGTTCGGCACGGGTACGGCCAATCTGGTGGCGTGCGCTGTACTGCTGGCGATCGGTCTAGGCGCGTGTGCCTGGGCTGCACGTTCACAGCAGATCGAAGTGCGCCGCGCAGTGGCTCAGGCGCTGGATCATCACCAGGCGCATAGCGCACAAAGCAGCGCCATGGCGTCCAACGCCCAGTTCAATGAGATCCTCCTAGGTGCCATGCCGATCTGGGCCAAGCAGGTCGAAAGCTCGCGCCAGCAGACCGAAACCGCGATTGTCGAGCTGAGCACGCGTTTCATGGGTATTTCCGAGCGCCTGCAGGAAACCGTGCAGGCGTCGCAGCACGCTGCCGGTGAACTTGACGGTCAGAATGCCGATGGTGCGCTGAAAGTGTTGTCGCAGAGTGACAGCGAACTAAGCCGGGTAATCGACTCGCTCAAATCCACTCAGGCCAGCCGCGACCAGACGCTCTCCCAGGTGCGCAGCCTCACCGCCTATACCGGCGAATTGCGCACCATGGCCGCCGACGTTGCAGCGATTGCCGCACAGACCAACCTGCTGGCCCTCAACGCGGCCATCGAGGCAGCGCGTGCAGGTGAGGCGGGCCGTGGCTTTGCCGTGGTGGCCGATGCAGTGCGCAGCCTGTCGAGCAAATCCAGCGAAACCGGTCAGCAGATGTCCGCCAAGGTCGACATCATCAACAACGCCATCACCCAGTTGGTGCAGGCCGCATCGAGCGGTGCCGATCAGGACAGCCATTCGGTGGCCGCTTCCGAACAAAGCATTCAGAACGTACTGGAGCGCTTCCAGAGCATCACCGGTCGCCTGGCCGAGTCCGCCGACCTGCTCAAGCAGGAGAGCTACGGGATTCGCGACGAAATGACTGAGGTCCTGGTGAACCTGCAGTTTCAGGACCGGGTCAGCCAGATTCTCGCCCACGTACGCGACAACATCGACTCGTTGCACGCGCACCTTCTGCAGGCTAGCCAATCCCCCGACGAGGCGGTCGCCATCGACGCCCGGCAATGGCTGGCGCGCATGGAGTCCACCTACGCGACCGACGAGCAACGTCGCACTCACCGAGGTGAATCGGCAGCACAGCAGGATTCGCAGGAAATCACGTTTTTCTAG
- a CDS encoding NAD(P)/FAD-dependent oxidoreductase — MTHRIVIVGGGAGGLELATSLGKTLGKKGTASVTLVDANLTHIWKPLLHEVAAGSLNSYEDELNYVAQAKWNNFQFQLGRMTGLDRASRQIHLAETLDENGAELVPARSLGYDSLVIAVGSTTNDFGTKGAAEHCLFLDSRKQAERFHQQLLNHYLRAHAGQADSAQEITVAIVGAGATGVELAAELHNAAHELAAYGLGQIKPENLRITVIEAGPRVLPALPERIGAPVHKTLEKLGVTVLTNAAVSEVTADGLITATGQVIPASLKVWAAGIRAPAFLHELDGLESNRINQLQVLPTLQTTRDENIFAFGDCAACPQKGTDRNVPPRAQAAHQQASLLVKSLRLRIEGKTLPEYTYKDYGSLISLSSFSAVGNLMGNLMGSVMLEGWLARMFYVSLYRMHQMALYGTFRTLMLMLGSKIGKGTEPRMKLH, encoded by the coding sequence ATGACGCATCGTATTGTTATCGTTGGCGGAGGCGCTGGCGGTCTGGAGCTGGCTACCAGTCTGGGCAAGACCCTGGGCAAGAAAGGCACGGCCAGTGTCACGCTGGTTGATGCCAACCTGACGCATATCTGGAAACCGCTGTTGCACGAAGTGGCCGCCGGTTCGCTCAACTCGTATGAGGACGAGCTGAACTACGTGGCTCAGGCCAAGTGGAACAACTTTCAGTTTCAACTCGGGCGCATGACCGGTCTGGATCGCGCCAGCCGCCAGATTCATCTGGCCGAGACGCTGGATGAAAACGGTGCAGAACTGGTTCCGGCACGCAGCCTGGGTTACGACTCGCTGGTCATCGCGGTGGGCAGCACCACCAACGACTTCGGCACCAAGGGCGCGGCAGAGCACTGCCTGTTTCTCGACAGCCGCAAACAGGCCGAGCGCTTTCACCAGCAACTGCTCAACCACTATCTGCGCGCCCACGCCGGTCAGGCCGACAGCGCGCAGGAAATCACCGTGGCCATCGTGGGTGCCGGTGCAACCGGTGTCGAGCTGGCGGCAGAGCTGCACAACGCGGCGCATGAGCTGGCGGCTTACGGGCTGGGTCAGATCAAGCCGGAAAACCTGCGCATCACGGTGATCGAAGCCGGGCCACGGGTGTTGCCCGCGCTGCCTGAGCGCATCGGCGCGCCGGTGCACAAGACGCTGGAAAAACTCGGTGTGACAGTGCTGACCAATGCGGCAGTCAGTGAGGTGACGGCTGATGGCTTGATCACCGCTACCGGGCAGGTCATTCCGGCCAGCCTGAAGGTCTGGGCGGCAGGTATTCGTGCCCCGGCCTTCCTGCATGAACTGGATGGTCTGGAAAGCAACCGGATCAATCAGTTGCAAGTGCTGCCGACGCTGCAAACCACACGTGACGAAAATATCTTCGCGTTCGGTGACTGCGCGGCCTGCCCGCAAAAAGGCACCGACCGCAACGTCCCGCCGCGCGCTCAGGCCGCCCACCAGCAGGCATCCTTGCTGGTCAAATCGCTGCGCTTGCGGATCGAAGGCAAGACGTTGCCTGAGTACACCTACAAGGACTACGGCTCGCTGATCTCGCTGTCGAGCTTCTCGGCCGTCGGCAATCTGATGGGTAACCTGATGGGCAGCGTGATGCTCGAAGGCTGGCTGGCGCGGATGTTCTACGTGTCGCTGTACCGCATGCACCAGATGGCGCTGTACGGCACCTTCCGTACCCTGATGCTGATGCTGGGCAGCAAGATCGGCAAAGGCACCGAGCCGCGGATGAAGCTGCACTAA
- a CDS encoding MOSC domain-containing protein, whose protein sequence is MSPLQELLADVPQQGRVRWIGVRPQSRVEMIELDAVEARREAGLTGDHSRPGPRNARQVTLIQWEHLAVVGSLLNRAADNPIVPQDLRRNLVISGINLFSLKNRRFRIGQAIFETTGWCQPCARLEQRLGHGTFQAVRGHGGITARVLQSGIIRLDDTLQVEPLEITDPWPPARQHA, encoded by the coding sequence ATGAGCCCCTTGCAGGAACTGCTGGCCGATGTGCCGCAACAAGGTCGTGTGCGCTGGATAGGCGTGCGTCCACAATCGCGGGTCGAGATGATCGAACTGGATGCCGTGGAAGCGCGTCGTGAAGCAGGTCTGACCGGCGATCACTCGCGGCCCGGCCCGCGCAATGCGCGGCAGGTGACGTTGATCCAGTGGGAGCATCTGGCGGTGGTTGGCTCGTTGCTGAACCGCGCGGCGGATAACCCCATCGTGCCGCAGGATTTGCGGCGCAATCTGGTGATCAGTGGCATTAACCTGTTCAGCCTGAAGAATCGACGTTTCCGGATCGGTCAGGCGATTTTCGAGACCACCGGCTGGTGTCAGCCGTGTGCGCGACTTGAGCAGCGCCTTGGTCACGGGACCTTCCAGGCGGTGCGCGGGCATGGTGGAATCACCGCGCGAGTGTTACAAAGCGGAATCATCCGCCTGGACGATACGCTGCAGGTCGAGCCGCTGGAAATCACCGATCCCTGGCCCCCTGCCCGACAGCACGCCTGA
- a CDS encoding DUF1780 domain-containing protein, translating to MDDSDYLRLLTIQAEQANAFLSNARKWERERWVCQRLLQGLNITHRNEDFTPASQEPPDVLFRDGRFEVFFVLDEGRRLNDEWREELARRRSAFSLSQLVRREAKPKRIPASELLHRLAPTLRKKSTNYRERGIDLGGLDIIAFASLKREVLDLNSHFPPPTEYLRQGWRSLSLVGPTFARVLFAHPGAPDFLRTNLGRSVVFDVGISL from the coding sequence ATGGATGACTCAGACTACCTGCGCCTGTTGACGATCCAGGCCGAACAAGCCAACGCCTTTCTTTCCAATGCGCGGAAGTGGGAGCGTGAGCGCTGGGTTTGTCAGCGCCTGTTGCAGGGGCTGAACATTACGCATCGCAATGAGGACTTCACGCCTGCCAGTCAGGAGCCGCCGGATGTGCTGTTTCGTGACGGGCGCTTCGAGGTGTTTTTCGTGCTGGATGAGGGGCGGCGTCTCAATGACGAGTGGCGCGAGGAGCTGGCGCGACGACGAAGCGCGTTCTCGTTGAGCCAGTTGGTACGTCGGGAGGCCAAGCCCAAGCGGATTCCGGCCTCTGAACTGCTGCACCGACTCGCCCCTACCCTGCGCAAGAAATCCACCAACTATCGCGAACGCGGCATTGATCTGGGCGGGCTGGATATCATTGCCTTCGCCAGCCTCAAGCGCGAGGTGCTGGACCTCAACAGTCACTTTCCACCACCGACCGAGTACCTGCGTCAGGGCTGGCGCTCGTTGTCGCTGGTGGGGCCGACCTTCGCTCGGGTATTGTTCGCGCATCCCGGCGCTCCGGATTTTCTGCGTACCAATCTGGGGCGCAGTGTCGTTTTCGATGTTGGAATCAGTTTATGA
- the yacG gene encoding DNA gyrase inhibitor YacG: protein MSQPMTVQCPTCDAPVEWSTASPSRPFCSERCKLIDLGAWASEEHAIPVSPDAEDELFSGDLEAPHRGH from the coding sequence ATGAGCCAACCAATGACCGTTCAATGCCCAACCTGCGACGCCCCGGTGGAATGGAGCACAGCCAGTCCGAGCCGCCCGTTCTGCTCCGAGCGCTGCAAACTGATCGACCTGGGAGCCTGGGCTTCTGAAGAGCATGCGATTCCGGTGAGCCCGGATGCTGAGGACGAGTTGTTCTCGGGTGATCTGGAGGCTCCGCACAGGGGGCATTGA
- the coaE gene encoding dephospho-CoA kinase (Dephospho-CoA kinase (CoaE) performs the final step in coenzyme A biosynthesis.) → MTHPDEKPWILGLTGGIGSGKSAAAKCFSDLGVDTVDADHAARWVVEPGRPALEQIAAHFGKGVLQTSGELDRGALRKLIFENPEQRRWLEALLHPLINQEIVSHLAKAKSPYAILVSPLLVESGQYRMVQRLLVIDAPAHLQIERTMLRDSSSQEQVEAILKVQIQREDRLRHANDVLVNDRDHAWLSSEVERLHHFYLTLRGGQS, encoded by the coding sequence ATGACTCACCCTGATGAAAAACCCTGGATTCTTGGCCTGACTGGCGGCATCGGTAGCGGTAAAAGTGCAGCGGCGAAGTGTTTTAGCGACCTTGGCGTCGACACTGTGGATGCCGACCATGCCGCCCGCTGGGTTGTCGAGCCCGGGCGCCCGGCGCTGGAGCAGATAGCGGCGCACTTCGGTAAAGGCGTGTTGCAGACCAGCGGCGAGCTGGATCGAGGCGCGCTGCGCAAGCTGATCTTCGAAAACCCCGAGCAGCGGCGCTGGCTGGAAGCGCTACTGCATCCGCTGATCAATCAGGAAATCGTCAGCCATCTGGCCAAGGCCAAATCGCCGTATGCCATTTTGGTCTCGCCATTGCTGGTCGAGTCCGGGCAATACCGCATGGTTCAGAGGCTGCTGGTGATCGATGCTCCGGCGCACCTGCAGATAGAACGCACCATGCTGCGCGACAGCTCCAGCCAGGAGCAGGTCGAAGCCATTCTCAAGGTGCAGATCCAGCGTGAAGACCGCCTGCGTCATGCCAACGATGTGCTGGTCAACGACCGCGATCACGCCTGGCTCAGCAGCGAAGTCGAGCGGCTGCACCACTTTTACCTTACTTTGCGTGGAGGCCAATCATGA
- a CDS encoding prepilin peptidase, translating into MPLLDLLASSPLAFITTCCILGLIIGSFLNVVVYRLPRMMERDWKAQSREMLGLPAEPDQPVFNLNRPRSSCPHCAHKIRPWENLPVISYLLLRGKCSQCKAPISKRYPLVELTCAVLSTYVAWHFGFGWQAAAMLVLSWGLLAMSLIDADHQLLPDSLVLPLLWLGLIVNAFGLFTSLNDALWGAVAGYLALWSVFWLFKLVTGKEGMGYGDFKLLAMLGAWGGWQILPLTILLSSLVGAVLGVIMMRVRRVESGTPIPFGPYLAIAGWIALLWGGQITDSYMQFAGFR; encoded by the coding sequence ATGCCCCTCCTCGACCTCCTGGCCAGCTCCCCCCTGGCCTTCATCACCACCTGCTGCATCCTCGGCCTGATCATCGGAAGCTTCCTCAACGTGGTCGTCTACCGCCTCCCGAGAATGATGGAGCGCGACTGGAAAGCCCAATCCCGTGAAATGCTCGGCCTGCCCGCCGAACCCGATCAGCCCGTCTTCAACCTGAACCGCCCCCGTTCCAGCTGCCCGCATTGCGCGCACAAAATCCGCCCGTGGGAAAACCTGCCGGTGATCAGCTATCTGCTGCTGCGTGGCAAATGCTCGCAGTGCAAAGCGCCGATCAGCAAACGCTACCCGCTGGTCGAGCTGACCTGCGCAGTGTTGTCGACCTATGTGGCCTGGCATTTCGGCTTTGGCTGGCAGGCGGCGGCAATGCTGGTACTGAGCTGGGGGCTGCTGGCGATGAGTCTGATCGATGCTGATCACCAGCTGTTACCTGATTCTCTGGTGCTGCCACTGCTGTGGCTGGGCCTGATCGTCAACGCTTTCGGGCTGTTTACCTCGCTGAACGATGCGCTGTGGGGTGCAGTGGCCGGGTATCTGGCGCTGTGGTCGGTGTTCTGGCTGTTCAAGCTGGTGACCGGCAAGGAAGGCATGGGTTATGGCGACTTCAAGTTGCTGGCCATGCTGGGCGCGTGGGGCGGTTGGCAGATTTTGCCGTTGACCATCCTGTTATCGTCGCTGGTGGGCGCGGTGCTCGGGGTGATCATGATGCGCGTGCGTAGGGTCGAAAGCGGTACGCCGATCCCCTTTGGTCCTTATCTGGCCATTGCGGGGTGGATCGCTTTGCTCTGGGGTGGTCAAATAACCGACTCTTACATGCAGTTTGCCGGTTTCAGATGA
- a CDS encoding type II secretion system F family protein codes for MASKAVKVIVYTWEGVDKKGTKASGELSGHNMALVKAQLRKQGINPTKVRKKSASIFGKGKKIKPLDIAFFSRQMATMMKAGVPLLQSFDIISEGAENPNMRTLVSSLKQEVSAGNSFATALRQKPEYFDDLFCNLVDAGEQAGALESLLDRVASYKEKTEKLKAKIKKAMTYPIAVLIVAIIVSGILLIKVVPQFQSVFAGFGADLPAFTLMVIGLSNIVQEWWLIIVGLLFAGFFLFKRAYKKSQKFRDGLDRLLLKAPLIGPLIFKSSVARYARTLATTFAAGVPLVEALDSVAGATGNVVFKNAVIKVKQDVSTGMQLNFSMRSTGVFPSLAIQMTAIGEESGALDTMLDKVATYYEDEVDNMVDNLTSLMEPMIMAFLGVIVGGLVIAMYLPIFKLGSIV; via the coding sequence ATGGCCAGCAAGGCAGTCAAAGTCATCGTTTACACGTGGGAAGGTGTGGACAAGAAGGGCACTAAAGCCAGTGGCGAACTGAGCGGCCATAATATGGCACTCGTAAAAGCCCAATTGCGCAAACAAGGCATCAACCCCACCAAGGTACGCAAGAAGTCCGCATCGATCTTCGGCAAAGGCAAGAAGATCAAGCCATTGGACATCGCGTTTTTTTCTCGGCAGATGGCAACGATGATGAAGGCTGGCGTGCCGTTGCTGCAGTCGTTTGACATCATCAGCGAGGGCGCTGAAAACCCAAACATGCGTACACTTGTGAGCTCGTTAAAGCAGGAAGTGTCGGCAGGCAACAGCTTTGCGACGGCGTTGCGACAGAAACCGGAATATTTCGATGACCTGTTTTGCAATCTGGTAGATGCCGGCGAGCAAGCGGGGGCACTTGAAAGTCTTCTGGACCGGGTCGCTAGCTACAAGGAGAAGACCGAAAAGCTAAAAGCCAAAATTAAAAAAGCCATGACATACCCAATCGCCGTGTTGATCGTAGCGATTATTGTGTCAGGTATTTTGTTGATCAAGGTGGTACCGCAGTTCCAATCCGTATTTGCTGGCTTTGGTGCTGACTTACCTGCGTTTACTCTGATGGTTATTGGTCTATCAAACATTGTTCAGGAATGGTGGCTGATAATTGTCGGTTTATTGTTTGCAGGTTTTTTTTTATTTAAGCGGGCCTACAAAAAATCTCAAAAATTTCGCGACGGCCTTGATCGTCTTTTGCTAAAAGCCCCCCTCATCGGGCCTCTTATTTTCAAATCTTCGGTAGCTCGCTATGCGCGCACACTTGCTACGACTTTTGCCGCTGGCGTCCCGCTTGTGGAGGCTTTGGACTCAGTCGCCGGAGCGACTGGCAATGTAGTATTTAAAAATGCAGTCATCAAGGTAAAACAGGACGTCTCCACGGGCATGCAACTGAATTTTTCGATGCGTTCAACAGGAGTATTTCCGAGCCTTGCGATACAGATGACCGCGATTGGCGAAGAGTCCGGCGCCTTGGACACCATGCTCGACAAGGTCGCTACCTACTATGAGGACGAAGTCGATAACATGGTCGACAATCTGACCAGCCTTATGGAACCGATGATCATGGCCTTTTTGGGAGTGATCGTCGGCGGCCTTGTCATTGCCATGTACCTCCCCATCTTCAAACTTGGAAGCATTGTCTGA